The Paenibacillus sp. FSL R7-0345 DNA segment GCGCAGAAGTCAATTGACATTTTTCGACCTTATTTGCTATTAAATCTACAAATTTCTGCCGTTCATGTACGAAATGCTCCAGCTCCTCATGAGGGGCATCTATTGGTCTTGAAAGAATCTCCAATGTTAGCTCCTCTAGCCCCTGTAGCAGCTTATCCATGCTGTTGCGCTTGACCTGCAGACATTTTCGCAGCTTGTGCAAAGGTCTGGCGAAGCTCCAAGAGGTATCCGATGGCTTCTTCACCGGCCGTCTTGGATTTATTAATATTAGTTTCCGATAATAAATGATCAATGTATTCATACATGGATTTCAGTCCTGCGGAGACTTCATAAGATGCATCTAAAGTATTTGTTAACTCCTTGACGATTGCCCGGGCTTTGCCTACATTTATACTTAACCCGCTATAATCTGCGGTTTCTATTCCTTCCAAAGCAGCTCGACCAAAACGAATGGCTCCATCATACAACATCAGCAGCAATTGTGATGGGCTGGATGTAGATACGGCCGATTGACGGTATTTCTCATAAGGAGATGTTATTATCATTATTAGCTTACTCCTTCATCTTTATTAATTTTTGGTTACGAGGTGAACAAGCTACTTAAGCTGGATGACTGGCTGTTATACTGTGACATCGCTGTTTCCATCGCTGTAAACTTTTTGTAGTAGTTGTTTTCTATATCAGTGAGTCTATCCGTCAGATTAGCAATCTGTGTATTGAAGTCTTTTAATCGTTTACCCATTGTACTCTCAGTCTTAAATGTAACTGTCAAGTCCGTAGAATATTTAGAAGTCCCTGCTTTCAATACCAGTTTATCTAAAGTACCATTGATTTCACTTGATAACTTGTCGAACAATCCCCCTTGAGTTGCTGTGCCTTGAAAAATAGCAGCTGTGCCCTGCGGATTATTCTCAAAAGCTTGCTTTAGCTTCGTTTCATCCAGGATGAGCTTACCATTCTCATAGTATAGCCCTGTTGTTACCCCAACATTACTGAGGGCACCAAGTTGCTCCATAACTGCTGCACGCATAGATGAGATTGTTGACTTAAGAACATCATCATTTTTAAGTAAACCACTCTTTGCTTTCTTTTCCCACAGTTCAATGTCATTTTCCTTCATGGCTTGCTTCTGTTCATCAGTTAGGGGCGTAAAGTCTTTGTAACGCTCCTCGTTTACTTTAGTAGTTAGAGTATTGATTAAATCATTATAGTCCTGAATAAAACTCTTCACCGTTTCAACAGCCTTTGATGTGTCTGTCTCAGTATTAATAGTAGCTGTTGTATTCTCAGCCAGAAGTGTTACATTAATACCATTGATTTTGAAGGTATTGCTGGCGAAAGAAATTTCTTCGGAACTATTGTTTATCTTCACCTTAGCAGCTTGATAGCCCGTTTCATTCACAGTACCCGAGCCAAATAGAGCTAAAAACGTATCATTTGTCCCTCTAGCAACTTTACCTTGTTCACTATAAGTCTTGGAAGCTATAGTCAATTTCCCAGTCACTTCATCGAACTTTGCTGTTACATTGCCTTTCTCCGACTTATTAATTTTCGCCAGCGCATCATTTATAGTAATGCTAGCATCAAATTCGAGCGTGTCACCGTTTAAAGTAATTCTATACTTACCATCTGCAGGAGCTGTGATATTATTAGCCTTTTGAAGATCAGAAAGCTTAGAACTGGCAGTTAGCCGCGTGCTTGAACCGGCTAAATTCATTCCTGCTGTTTCCACGGTAGCCGGTTTTGCAAGTTTGATAATTTCAATAGTCATTGGTATACCGTTAGCCTCAGATGTTGCCTCAGCCTTTAGTGCAGACGTATTACCTGTAACAACAGCCTTTTGAGTAATCATAGAAGCAGAATTATCATATTTAGCCAACAGCTTATTATTACGAAAATCAACAAGCTTGCTGTTTATCTCCCGGTAGCTGTCTCTTTGCCATTCCAAAATCGTTTTATTCTGATTCAGCTTGGTCAGAGGTTGTCTTCTTGCAGCCATCATTTCCTTTACAATACCCTCAACATCTAACCCCGAGGACATCCCGCTTACCCTAATCGCCATGCTTGCACTCCCTTCAATAACAGCTTATACTTTTTCATCCACCAGGATCCCGGCAATATGCATCATATTTGCTACAATATCCAGTGTTTTTTCAGAAGGAATTTCTCTGATTAGTTCCCCAGTTTCTTTGTTCAGCACCT contains these protein-coding regions:
- the fliS gene encoding flagellar export chaperone FliS, with translation MIITSPYEKYRQSAVSTSSPSQLLLMLYDGAIRFGRAALEGIETADYSGLSINVGKARAIVKELTNTLDASYEVSAGLKSMYEYIDHLLSETNINKSKTAGEEAIGYLLELRQTFAQAAKMSAGQAQQHG
- the fliD gene encoding flagellar filament capping protein FliD, which translates into the protein MAIRVSGMSSGLDVEGIVKEMMAARRQPLTKLNQNKTILEWQRDSYREINSKLVDFRNNKLLAKYDNSASMITQKAVVTGNTSALKAEATSEANGIPMTIEIIKLAKPATVETAGMNLAGSSTRLTASSKLSDLQKANNITAPADGKYRITLNGDTLEFDASITINDALAKINKSEKGNVTAKFDEVTGKLTIASKTYSEQGKVARGTNDTFLALFGSGTVNETGYQAAKVKINNSSEEISFASNTFKINGINVTLLAENTTATINTETDTSKAVETVKSFIQDYNDLINTLTTKVNEERYKDFTPLTDEQKQAMKENDIELWEKKAKSGLLKNDDVLKSTISSMRAAVMEQLGALSNVGVTTGLYYENGKLILDETKLKQAFENNPQGTAAIFQGTATQGGLFDKLSSEINGTLDKLVLKAGTSKYSTDLTVTFKTESTMGKRLKDFNTQIANLTDRLTDIENNYYKKFTAMETAMSQYNSQSSSLSSLFTS